In a genomic window of Pedosphaera parvula Ellin514:
- a CDS encoding glycosyl hydrolase 115 family protein, giving the protein MSKVCQQEGTVNSSFVRMRRAVGSLLATGLVLILGTSLSQGASVSLSLSDAFGTSSFNSTGNWNNGAPPSVTNSYATGAFVLRSPQDTTSYIFGGGSLSIDAGGRLLMKGAGGQTLTISNLILNGGVADLANASSDYYTETLAGGITLQAGKRSYLGAFSGTTAFETLLITAPISGSGDLQLGGASVNAGGDNGVVIFAGTNSYTGSTAVAGGTLLINGSNANGNIIVTNGGTLGGIGSFGGSLTVLAGGKLAPGIPSRGALMPLLGTLITANPATIASTAMMRIDRSAVLTSDRLAAPGLTVSSGATLTVTNVGATNLVAGDVFALFNMPISGSFSTLNLPKLPNSSVAWTNRLGVDGTIAVVSVNILGIGAATPPLLATTQSTLLTVAVTPAVAPLSTGISVKADLTAIGGPASQTFYDDATHGDVTAGDNVFSFVATVSSNTPPGSVNLNATVSDAQGRNMTAPIALTVLPPAGPFFPSAFLPISDAGASGSMSLASGGQLASIYYSSNDAAVVGIAASALRDDLQRVTGMTPALSSNAPTPAASAVFIGTIGQSALIDGLIGAGKLNPAAIQGQWEAYMAVTVTNPAAGVDRALVIAGSDRRGTAYGVFGLSEGIGVSPWYWWADVPVVQRTALYVGEGTYIESSPGVKYRGIFLNDEDFGLLPWATSTFEPANGSIGPNTYVRVFELLLRLRANYIWPAMHEATKAFYLFPQNKVIADNYAIIIGTSHHEPMQRNTSEFDTSLLGDYNYWTNRTAISNFWDQRVREVTNYEGIFTIGMRGLTDDGIIAPSGTSNQQKADELQNAIIPDQRRILAQRLNPNPALVPQVFVPYKEALVLYQTGMQLPEDITLMWPDDNHGYIRQLSTTAENARSGGSGVYYHLSYWGPPASYLWLCSTPPAMTWAEMSKAWDYGARKIWIVNIGDLKPGEIGMEFFLRLARNPEAFRNFNQHAYLTQWATQNFGSAHADSIASILDEYYRLNIAVRPEHLSLTSSGFSFVANGDEAQQRLDDFAALQASADALFAQLPTNQRSAFYEMVLYPIRAANLMNQKILLAERSRLWATQGRAATATLAATANAAYTNIQLETAYYNAINANGKWKLMMSYNPQGLAVFGTPTVGSYSAPMPAGLGVAVEGSAAVLAPGAASVLPTFNPVAKQSYFIDVFNIGSSAMSWSAESSVPWLTLSQTNGNADARISVGVDWAKAPRGYAVPGTVMIQGAGTTNFVSVKAFYPLDLNLATLPPAVENNGVVTFEAEAFASKQDATNGVGWREIPHATVSGSGMAILPTTTASIELANISSNTPSLTYQFYTFSSGAAVVQMACLPTHKINSEHPGCRYAVSLNGDALKVVDIDADENSAAWSANVLRAIAYGRSSHTIADAGLQTLKVWMIDPGVVLDKVTVTINSGVFEAENLAMTVSGAFHLFSESGLSGDGAVSLDATSVGPYITFALPHLDAGIYDLTVRVKAWNNRGIAQVSLGDSVNGPFTNIGSPLDFYTASTAYTNLATLRVTNLTAGPKYLTFTVIGKNASSSGYAIVVDSFTFVSINSGNNNSALQNWRLAYFGMTDNSGDAADTADPDHDGIPNLIEYATGSYPTVTNGALLSVAITNNRLAVTFNRAKAAPDVTIHVEAADTLDGLTFGGTEIWSSASEPYLGGSAASTPVTAIDTQGMTNASRFLRLKVTTQ; this is encoded by the coding sequence ATGTCTAAAGTGTGTCAACAAGAGGGGACGGTCAACTCGAGCTTCGTCCGTATGCGGAGGGCAGTCGGATCCCTTCTGGCGACTGGACTCGTTCTGATTTTGGGTACCTCTTTGTCGCAGGGAGCGAGTGTCTCATTGAGCCTTTCTGACGCCTTCGGTACATCCAGTTTTAATTCAACCGGGAATTGGAACAACGGAGCTCCTCCGAGTGTCACCAACAGTTATGCGACGGGAGCTTTCGTTCTGCGTTCGCCGCAGGATACGACCTCGTACATATTTGGGGGTGGCTCACTCAGCATTGATGCTGGGGGTCGCTTGCTGATGAAGGGGGCCGGTGGACAGACGCTCACGATTAGCAATCTTATCCTGAACGGAGGAGTGGCGGATTTAGCCAACGCCAGTTCCGATTACTACACAGAAACATTGGCGGGAGGCATTACGCTCCAAGCCGGGAAGCGGAGTTACTTGGGGGCGTTCTCGGGAACGACAGCTTTCGAGACCCTGCTCATCACCGCGCCCATTAGCGGCAGTGGAGATCTTCAGCTTGGCGGAGCCAGTGTGAACGCGGGTGGGGATAATGGCGTAGTTATTTTCGCGGGAACCAATTCCTACACGGGCTCCACCGCCGTGGCCGGCGGAACCTTGCTTATCAACGGTTCCAACGCCAATGGAAACATCATCGTCACAAACGGTGGCACGCTGGGGGGCATAGGCAGCTTCGGCGGATCTCTCACTGTGCTCGCAGGGGGAAAACTCGCGCCGGGTATTCCCTCGCGTGGAGCATTGATGCCGTTGCTTGGCACACTCATAACGGCCAATCCTGCAACGATTGCCAGCACCGCGATGATGAGAATTGACCGCTCGGCAGTCCTGACCAGTGACCGCCTCGCAGCACCGGGATTGACCGTCAGTTCAGGTGCGACCCTGACCGTGACGAATGTTGGGGCAACCAACCTTGTTGCGGGTGACGTGTTCGCACTGTTTAACATGCCAATCAGTGGTTCATTCAGCACACTGAATTTGCCGAAGCTGCCAAACTCCAGCGTGGCCTGGACCAACCGGCTTGGCGTTGATGGAACCATTGCCGTGGTCAGCGTGAATATTCTCGGAATAGGAGCGGCCACTCCGCCACTGCTCGCGACAACCCAATCCACCTTGCTCACAGTTGCAGTAACCCCCGCCGTCGCTCCGCTTAGCACCGGTATCTCGGTCAAAGCAGATTTGACGGCCATTGGCGGTCCCGCCTCACAGACGTTTTACGATGACGCAACGCACGGCGATGTGACGGCAGGTGACAATGTTTTTTCATTTGTTGCGACCGTGTCTTCCAACACGCCTCCAGGCAGTGTGAACTTGAACGCCACCGTGAGCGACGCGCAGGGGCGTAATATGACTGCGCCCATTGCGCTGACGGTGTTGCCGCCTGCGGGGCCGTTTTTCCCTTCAGCTTTTCTGCCGATTTCGGACGCTGGCGCGAGCGGGTCCATGTCCTTGGCATCGGGCGGGCAATTGGCATCCATTTACTACAGCTCGAATGACGCCGCCGTGGTTGGCATTGCTGCCAGCGCCCTGCGTGACGACCTTCAACGAGTCACGGGAATGACGCCGGCTCTCTCCAGCAATGCACCCACGCCAGCAGCCAGCGCAGTGTTCATCGGAACGATTGGACAGAGTGCGCTGATTGATGGACTAATTGGTGCCGGCAAACTCAACCCTGCGGCCATCCAGGGACAATGGGAAGCTTACATGGCCGTGACGGTCACGAATCCCGCCGCTGGGGTGGACCGGGCTCTGGTGATCGCGGGTAGCGATCGACGTGGCACGGCCTACGGCGTATTCGGTCTTTCGGAGGGCATTGGAGTTTCGCCGTGGTATTGGTGGGCCGACGTGCCCGTGGTTCAACGCACGGCACTCTATGTGGGCGAGGGGACCTACATCGAATCTTCGCCGGGCGTGAAGTATCGCGGCATTTTTCTGAACGACGAAGATTTTGGCCTGCTGCCGTGGGCGACCAGCACCTTCGAGCCTGCCAATGGCAGCATCGGGCCGAACACTTACGTGCGTGTGTTCGAACTGCTGCTGCGGCTTCGCGCCAACTACATCTGGCCGGCGATGCATGAGGCCACCAAGGCCTTTTATTTGTTCCCGCAAAACAAGGTAATTGCGGACAACTACGCTATTATTATCGGCACTTCGCATCACGAGCCGATGCAGCGCAACACATCAGAATTCGATACTTCGCTTCTCGGCGACTACAACTACTGGACAAACCGGACCGCCATTTCCAACTTCTGGGACCAGCGCGTGCGCGAAGTGACAAACTACGAAGGCATTTTTACGATTGGCATGCGCGGGTTGACTGACGACGGCATTATTGCCCCCTCGGGCACCAGCAATCAGCAGAAAGCCGATGAACTGCAGAATGCGATCATTCCCGACCAACGCCGAATCCTGGCGCAACGTTTAAATCCCAATCCGGCTCTGGTTCCTCAGGTGTTCGTTCCCTACAAAGAGGCGCTTGTCCTTTACCAGACCGGAATGCAATTGCCCGAAGACATCACTTTGATGTGGCCGGACGATAATCACGGCTACATCCGGCAGCTTTCCACCACGGCTGAAAATGCGCGCAGTGGTGGCTCGGGAGTTTATTATCACCTCTCTTATTGGGGGCCACCCGCGAGCTATTTGTGGCTGTGCAGCACGCCGCCGGCGATGACTTGGGCCGAGATGAGCAAGGCGTGGGATTACGGTGCCCGCAAGATATGGATCGTTAACATCGGTGACCTGAAGCCCGGGGAAATCGGCATGGAATTCTTCCTGCGCCTCGCGCGGAATCCGGAAGCATTCCGCAACTTCAACCAGCACGCCTATCTCACGCAATGGGCCACGCAGAATTTTGGCTCCGCCCATGCGGACAGTATCGCTTCCATACTGGACGAATATTATCGGCTGAACATTGCAGTCCGCCCGGAACATCTCAGCCTTACATCGAGCGGTTTTAGTTTTGTGGCCAATGGCGACGAAGCGCAGCAACGTCTGGATGATTTTGCTGCGCTCCAGGCTTCGGCGGATGCGTTGTTCGCTCAGTTGCCGACAAATCAGCGTAGCGCATTTTACGAGATGGTGCTTTATCCCATCCGGGCAGCCAATCTGATGAATCAAAAGATTCTGCTCGCTGAACGAAGCCGCCTGTGGGCGACGCAAGGGCGTGCTGCCACTGCAACTCTCGCCGCCACCGCCAATGCGGCTTACACCAATATCCAGCTGGAAACGGCCTACTACAACGCGATCAACGCGAATGGTAAATGGAAGTTGATGATGTCCTACAATCCCCAAGGCTTGGCCGTCTTCGGAACGCCAACGGTGGGCAGTTACAGTGCGCCCATGCCTGCTGGTTTGGGGGTGGCGGTGGAAGGTTCTGCCGCTGTGCTCGCTCCCGGTGCTGCCAGTGTGTTGCCAACGTTCAATCCCGTCGCCAAGCAAAGCTACTTCATCGATGTTTTCAACATCGGTTCCAGCGCCATGTCATGGAGCGCTGAAAGCAGCGTGCCGTGGCTCACGCTTTCCCAGACTAATGGCAATGCCGACGCGCGAATCTCAGTAGGGGTGGATTGGGCGAAGGCACCACGCGGGTATGCTGTCCCGGGAACGGTCATGATCCAGGGTGCAGGCACAACAAACTTCGTGTCGGTGAAAGCGTTTTATCCGCTCGATTTGAATCTCGCGACGCTTCCACCAGCGGTGGAGAATAACGGCGTCGTTACGTTCGAGGCGGAGGCCTTCGCGTCCAAACAGGATGCCACCAACGGCGTCGGTTGGCGGGAAATTCCACATGCAACTGTTTCAGGATCCGGCATGGCCATCCTACCCACCACCACCGCCAGTATTGAACTGGCGAACATCTCAAGCAACACGCCTTCGCTCACCTACCAATTCTACACGTTCAGTTCCGGGGCGGCAGTAGTTCAAATGGCCTGCCTGCCAACCCACAAGATCAATTCTGAACATCCAGGTTGCCGTTACGCTGTTTCGTTGAATGGCGATGCTCTCAAAGTTGTGGATATCGATGCGGACGAAAATTCCGCAGCCTGGAGCGCCAATGTCCTCCGGGCGATAGCCTACGGGCGGTCGAGTCACACAATCGCCGACGCCGGGCTGCAAACCTTGAAGGTCTGGATGATCGATCCCGGTGTGGTGCTCGACAAGGTAACCGTCACGATTAACAGCGGAGTGTTCGAGGCTGAGAACTTAGCCATGACAGTATCCGGTGCATTCCACTTGTTTTCAGAATCCGGGCTCAGCGGGGATGGCGCGGTGTCTTTGGACGCAACCAGCGTTGGACCATACATCACGTTTGCGTTGCCGCATCTGGATGCCGGTATCTACGATCTCACGGTGCGGGTCAAAGCGTGGAACAACCGTGGTATCGCTCAGGTCTCGCTTGGCGACAGCGTCAATGGCCCCTTCACTAACATCGGAAGCCCGCTGGATTTCTATACCGCGTCCACAGCCTACACCAACCTCGCCACACTCCGGGTCACCAACTTAACGGCAGGTCCGAAATACCTCACGTTTACGGTCATCGGCAAGAATGCATCCTCCAGCGGGTATGCGATTGTCGTTGATAGCTTCACATTTGTTTCCATCAATTCCGGCAACAACAATTCCGCGCTGCAAAACTGGCGTTTGGCCTACTTTGGCATGACGGACAATTCCGGCGATGCCGCCGACACCGCTGATCCCGACCACGACGGGATTCCGAACTTGATCGAATACGCGACAGGCAGCTATCCGACCGTGACCAACGGCGCATTGCTGTCAGTTGCCATCACGAACAACCGTCTGGCCGTGACTTTCAACCGGGCCAAAGCCGCACCCGATGTCACGATTCACGTGGAGGCAGCCGACACGTTGGATGGCTTGACATTTGGGGGGACGGAAATCTGGTCCAGCGCTAGCGAGCCTTACCTTGGAGGTTCGGCGGCTAGCACACCGGTCACGGCTATTGACACCCAAGGAATGACTAACGCCTCACGTTTCCTCCGGCTAAAGGTGACCACTCAGTAG
- a CDS encoding sensor histidine kinase: MSKKSAVSFLRKPERQRWRQSIAAAFCFGALLFVVIAQTPAEELHTVAAIRGLTMEQTRQKIPVRLHGVVTFFDENLYSRFIQDETVGIYLQFPLNVAPPMLVPGQLVEVTGVASPGEYAPVVLVDTVRVTGKSPLPVAKPVTYEQLASGKEDSQFVETAGIVRSVRKLEASPYHQIEIVTGGGRLLIFANELPVEHPEELLDSTVRVRGVCSTLFNHQRQLFAIRLMVPGPDDLTIIIPATKDPFAIPARPIGSLLQFTPQVTYGHRVKVVGTVNYFEPGTVIFLQDGEHGVEVQTKEPGPLQLGDRVEVLGYVNQGDYTPLLQDAVYRTLSTSKPPTPSQLTHDEALKGEHDCQLVQIVARLIDRTQHGSEQFLILQEGNFIFQASLKQNGGHDNFALLENDSRVAVTGVCRIERGEWQAGENWRAKSFSIRLRSPDDVVLLESPPWWTLRRVLWIATALGFVTLAAFSWVAVLRRRVTERTRELEVQIQKRQAAERRREIEQERARVAHDLHDDLGSGLTEVNMLTTLVKSSTTSADEKERYLGDLSETARRMVNSLDEIVWAVNPRNDTIASLASYFGSYAQRFLDLASVACGLDIAEDLPEHPLDPKFRQELFFAFKEALTNVVRHAGATQVWLRISVRADNLLVEVSDNGLGFDLRERQAGSDGLTNMNERMKSLGGQCEIKTTPQKGTSIQFRAPLPGKLL; the protein is encoded by the coding sequence ATGTCAAAAAAATCCGCAGTATCGTTTTTACGCAAGCCGGAACGGCAGCGTTGGCGGCAGTCCATTGCTGCCGCATTTTGCTTTGGAGCCCTTTTGTTTGTTGTCATAGCGCAAACGCCTGCGGAAGAATTACATACCGTGGCAGCGATACGTGGGTTGACCATGGAACAGACACGGCAGAAAATCCCCGTCAGATTGCATGGGGTGGTGACTTTTTTTGATGAGAATCTTTATTCGCGTTTCATTCAGGACGAGACCGTCGGCATTTATCTGCAATTCCCGCTTAATGTCGCGCCGCCCATGCTGGTTCCCGGTCAGTTGGTTGAGGTCACCGGCGTGGCTAGTCCCGGCGAATATGCGCCGGTAGTCTTGGTGGACACGGTGCGCGTGACTGGCAAAAGTCCATTGCCAGTGGCGAAACCGGTGACGTATGAGCAGCTTGCGAGCGGCAAGGAGGACAGCCAGTTTGTGGAAACCGCCGGCATCGTCCGGTCGGTTCGAAAATTGGAAGCCTCCCCCTACCATCAAATCGAAATTGTCACGGGCGGCGGGCGGTTGTTGATTTTCGCCAACGAACTTCCGGTGGAACACCCGGAGGAATTGCTGGACAGCACCGTGCGGGTGCGCGGCGTCTGCTCGACGCTGTTCAATCATCAGCGGCAGCTCTTTGCCATCCGGCTCATGGTGCCGGGCCCAGATGATTTAACAATTATCATTCCGGCGACGAAAGATCCTTTCGCCATTCCCGCGCGCCCCATTGGCAGTCTCCTGCAATTCACGCCGCAAGTAACCTACGGGCACCGGGTGAAAGTTGTGGGAACGGTAAATTACTTTGAACCGGGCACAGTAATTTTTCTTCAGGATGGCGAGCATGGTGTGGAGGTGCAAACAAAGGAACCAGGGCCGTTACAGCTCGGCGACCGGGTTGAAGTGCTTGGCTATGTCAACCAGGGAGATTACACGCCGCTGTTGCAGGATGCGGTTTACCGGACGCTTTCCACCAGCAAACCTCCAACCCCGTCCCAGTTGACACATGATGAAGCCTTGAAAGGCGAACACGACTGTCAGCTGGTTCAAATTGTCGCGCGGCTGATTGACCGGACTCAACACGGCTCTGAGCAGTTTCTGATTCTTCAGGAGGGCAATTTCATCTTTCAAGCCAGCCTCAAACAAAACGGTGGACACGATAACTTCGCCCTGTTGGAAAACGACAGCCGTGTAGCCGTGACGGGCGTTTGCCGGATCGAACGCGGCGAGTGGCAGGCAGGGGAAAACTGGCGGGCAAAATCATTCAGCATCCGGCTGCGTTCACCCGACGATGTTGTCCTGCTGGAGTCTCCGCCGTGGTGGACGTTGAGAAGGGTTTTATGGATCGCCACTGCGCTCGGGTTCGTTACGTTGGCGGCATTCAGCTGGGTGGCGGTGCTACGCCGCCGGGTCACGGAACGCACGCGTGAACTGGAGGTCCAGATCCAAAAAAGGCAGGCCGCCGAGCGCCGGCGCGAAATTGAACAGGAACGGGCACGGGTGGCGCATGATTTGCACGACGACCTTGGTTCGGGCCTGACGGAAGTAAACATGCTCACCACACTCGTCAAAAGCTCGACGACGTCCGCTGACGAAAAGGAGCGTTATCTAGGTGATTTGAGTGAGACCGCGCGGCGCATGGTGAATTCACTGGATGAAATCGTTTGGGCAGTGAATCCGCGCAACGACACCATCGCGTCGCTGGCAAGTTATTTTGGCTCGTATGCGCAGCGGTTTCTGGACCTGGCCTCGGTGGCTTGCGGCTTGGACATCGCGGAGGATTTGCCGGAGCATCCGCTCGATCCCAAATTTCGGCAGGAACTTTTTTTTGCCTTCAAAGAAGCGCTGACCAACGTCGTCCGCCACGCTGGCGCGACACAGGTGTGGCTGCGAATTTCCGTGCGCGCTGACAATTTGTTGGTGGAAGTGTCAGACAACGGACTTGGATTTGATTTGCGCGAACGACAGGCGGGCAGCGACGGCCTCACCAATATGAACGAGCGCATGAAATCGCTCGGCGGGCAATGTGAAATCAAAACTACACCGCAAAAAGGAACAAGCATTCAATTTCGCGCGCCTCTGCCCGGAAAACTCTTATGA
- a CDS encoding response regulator: MIKVGIVEDNKTVREGFETLLNRTPGFQCVCTCGTVAEALKKIPKAQPDVVLMDIQLPDSTGVECTAKLKEQMPLVHIVIVTVYEDSDRIFQALRAGACGYLLKRAQPEKVIAAIQKRMKAECQ, encoded by the coding sequence ATGATCAAAGTAGGCATCGTTGAAGACAATAAAACCGTGCGCGAAGGCTTCGAGACCCTGCTCAATCGCACGCCCGGATTTCAATGTGTCTGCACTTGCGGCACGGTGGCAGAGGCGCTGAAGAAAATTCCCAAAGCTCAGCCGGACGTGGTGTTAATGGACATTCAACTGCCCGATTCCACTGGCGTGGAATGCACCGCGAAATTAAAGGAGCAGATGCCGTTGGTGCACATCGTCATCGTCACAGTGTATGAAGATTCGGATCGGATTTTTCAGGCGCTACGTGCGGGAGCATGCGGTTATCTGCTCAAGCGGGCGCAGCCGGAAAAGGTCATCGCCGCCATTCAGAAGCGCATGAAGGCGGAGTGCCAATGA
- a CDS encoding response regulator transcription factor, which yields MTPEIARKVIGQFRGQAKAAQQVDDLTDREREVLELVMHGDGNKAIAERLGVTVAAVKWHLQHIYEKLHVHSRTEAALKFKQGQGSEN from the coding sequence ATGACGCCGGAAATCGCGCGTAAGGTCATCGGTCAGTTTCGCGGCCAGGCGAAAGCGGCGCAACAAGTCGACGACCTTACCGACCGCGAGCGTGAAGTGTTGGAACTCGTCATGCACGGCGACGGCAACAAGGCGATTGCTGAACGGCTCGGCGTGACAGTGGCGGCAGTGAAGTGGCATCTGCAACACATCTACGAAAAGCTGCATGTTCATTCACGGACAGAAGCGGCGCTGAAATTCAAGCAAGGACAGGGTTCTGAAAACTAG
- a CDS encoding IPT/TIG domain-containing protein, translating to MKTKVKRITKLIGAAFCLATVTSTGYGGLSAYEPFNYTTSIPSGTASTANGFTGNWTCGTTPTITGGLAYTSLPTANSALSSTSGRQFENFSTPLSSGTKWISFMLSQAGNNGGNSCGIYFPNGGTGLFFGFGLAPFSGSQGGLGLGSITTTGTTTSGAANLASSFLGNYGTNYLVVLKIDFNTSGNNDTITAYINPTANSATPGVTATYTVTTFDVGTITGIGFQNAGGGFAIKADEIRVGDTYADVVGGGGVTPVAPVITGVAPGTGLTNGGTLVTITGSNFLAGLTVKFGTNAGNGISLTDSTNITVNTPVGAPGAVNVVVENPGALSATNVNGFTYVLPTPPPPPQPAAIVAGSVVNSGSSLKFVWKGGTNTSSVLLTSTNLAPGSTWTPVATNMFGADGLSTNIMSINPGEPKRFYGLAIPSDIVIVLAPTGLQTISSGSTNAIGLAWTASSTASVIGYRIFYGLDSGSLTNSTDVGNVTSANISGLIPSQTYYLAVVALTAGGQSSPLDAIITAQTDTNTGIVTLFNAFTPLEAPTTVDTTNALITYLADRARDRHARESQFSLYDTT from the coding sequence ATGAAGACCAAGGTTAAGAGAATTACAAAGTTAATTGGCGCGGCGTTTTGCCTCGCCACAGTGACCAGCACGGGCTATGGGGGCTTAAGCGCTTACGAGCCATTTAATTACACCACCTCGATTCCCAGTGGCACGGCCAGCACGGCCAACGGGTTCACCGGAAATTGGACGTGCGGAACTACCCCGACAATTACCGGCGGTCTGGCCTACACCAGCCTGCCAACGGCGAATAGTGCTTTGAGTTCCACCAGCGGCCGGCAATTCGAGAATTTCTCGACCCCGCTCTCCAGTGGAACAAAATGGATAAGCTTTATGCTTAGCCAGGCGGGAAATAACGGCGGAAACAGTTGCGGCATCTATTTTCCCAATGGCGGCACGGGCCTGTTTTTCGGCTTCGGTTTGGCACCCTTTTCTGGCAGTCAGGGAGGTCTTGGTTTAGGCTCGATAACCACCACGGGCACTACCACCTCAGGGGCAGCTAATCTGGCAAGTTCCTTTCTCGGCAACTATGGGACTAATTACCTGGTCGTGCTGAAAATTGATTTCAACACGTCTGGTAACAACGATACCATCACTGCTTATATCAACCCGACGGCCAATTCAGCCACGCCAGGCGTGACGGCTACTTATACCGTCACGACGTTCGATGTTGGAACCATCACCGGGATTGGGTTTCAAAATGCCGGTGGCGGCTTTGCCATTAAGGCCGATGAGATTCGAGTGGGCGATACCTATGCCGATGTAGTGGGCGGCGGCGGGGTGACACCAGTCGCACCGGTCATCACCGGCGTTGCTCCAGGAACTGGATTGACCAATGGCGGCACGTTGGTGACTATCACTGGCTCCAACTTCCTGGCCGGGCTTACGGTCAAATTTGGCACCAATGCCGGGAATGGTATTTCGCTGACAGACTCCACAAACATTACGGTCAACACACCAGTTGGCGCGCCAGGCGCTGTCAACGTGGTGGTTGAAAATCCTGGCGCGCTCTCGGCCACGAATGTGAATGGGTTCACCTATGTACTGCCAACGCCGCCACCACCGCCGCAGCCGGCGGCCATCGTTGCGGGCAGCGTGGTGAACTCCGGTTCGAGTCTGAAATTCGTTTGGAAGGGTGGAACGAACACTTCCAGCGTGCTGTTAACGTCCACGAATTTAGCTCCGGGCTCAACCTGGACTCCAGTGGCAACCAACATGTTTGGTGCGGACGGCTTGTCCACCAACATCATGTCCATCAATCCAGGCGAACCGAAACGGTTCTACGGTTTGGCTATTCCGTCTGACATCGTCATTGTGCTGGCGCCAACCGGTTTGCAAACTATTTCGTCGGGATCGACCAACGCCATCGGTCTGGCCTGGACAGCCAGTTCCACCGCCAGTGTGATCGGCTATCGCATTTTCTATGGTCTTGACAGCGGTAGTCTTACCAATTCAACCGACGTTGGAAATGTAACGAGTGCCAATATCTCCGGTCTGATACCAAGTCAGACCTATTATCTGGCCGTTGTCGCTCTTACTGCCGGTGGTCAGAGCTCGCCGCTCGATGCCATCATCACGGCGCAAACTGATACGAACACCGGCATCGTTACGCTCTTCAACGCCTTTACGCCACTCGAGGCGCCGACAACTGTTGACACTACCAATGCGCTCATCACCTATCTTGCTGATCGCGCCCGTGACCGGCATGCACGGGAAAGTCAGTTCAGTCTCTACGACACTACTTAA